The proteins below are encoded in one region of Halocatena salina:
- a CDS encoding LysE family translocator — protein sequence MTEVVTFGAGVVFGIALAAPPGPMNAVIAEESVAHGWRSGVRAGVGAMMADICFFVGALLGVVTVVERLPTLRAAMVAVGGVLMLYFAYDTATDLQSGFRTANAAGADRGFRRAFVLAITNPYQILFWLTAGVALLDPGTVDVLAPLSTALAGQFVVQTGTPVLLLGLFSGVALWIVGFPAMLIAARKRMDSFAPLTAAASALVLFGFGVYFLIDAVTLLMD from the coding sequence GTGACCGAGGTAGTAACGTTCGGAGCCGGTGTAGTGTTCGGGATTGCGCTCGCGGCTCCACCGGGACCGATGAACGCCGTCATCGCCGAGGAGAGCGTGGCCCACGGATGGCGGTCGGGCGTCCGCGCCGGAGTGGGTGCGATGATGGCGGATATCTGTTTTTTCGTCGGTGCGTTGTTGGGTGTGGTAACAGTCGTCGAACGCCTGCCGACGCTCCGGGCCGCGATGGTCGCCGTTGGTGGCGTGTTGATGCTGTATTTCGCCTATGACACGGCCACCGACCTCCAAAGCGGCTTTCGAACGGCCAACGCTGCTGGAGCGGACCGGGGCTTTCGCCGGGCGTTCGTGCTGGCGATCACGAATCCCTATCAGATCTTGTTCTGGCTGACCGCCGGCGTCGCGCTGCTCGATCCGGGCACGGTCGACGTACTCGCACCGCTGTCGACGGCGCTCGCCGGTCAGTTCGTCGTCCAGACGGGGACGCCAGTGCTCCTGCTCGGACTGTTCAGTGGGGTCGCCCTCTGGATCGTCGGTTTTCCGGCAATGCTCATCGCCGCGAGAAAACGGATGGATTCGTTCGCACCGCTTACCGCTGCTGCAAGCGCGCTCGTACTCTTTGGGTTCGGCGTCTACTTTCTCATCGATGCGGTGACGTTGCTGATGGACTGA
- a CDS encoding threonine synthase, with amino-acid sequence MKTTPTFAGLRCPETDERFDATTSHHPDGASLDPAYAYEAIELSRAEIERRPFEPGKYEELLPIPADARMSLGEGGTPLVDCPSLAEELGVGRVVIKDEGTNPTGTIADRESVLAVSAARQHGASDVALSTPGDSGQSVAAYAARAGITSHVFVPSRSSFLTKAMINVHGGDMNVVGGRLDDANEAFRNAEADWYSLQPFETPYRHEGTKPVLYELIEQLEWQVPDAVFCPFVGGGPFVGMAKAARELRDLGLVDSVPALYAAQSAACAPIVEAFDAGADEHEPWDVPDTVCGALERPDPKGGALVLDALRETGGGALASSDDTILESAVTVASHEGIGVSVATGAAASAAWELRERFDEDDTVVLINTASAEKDADLLRSHLMGQGI; translated from the coding sequence ATGAAGACGACCCCGACGTTCGCGGGGCTACGGTGCCCTGAAACCGACGAGCGGTTCGATGCGACGACGAGCCACCATCCGGATGGCGCATCGCTCGATCCGGCGTACGCGTACGAGGCGATCGAGCTTTCCAGAGCGGAGATCGAGCGGCGGCCGTTCGAACCGGGCAAATACGAGGAACTTCTCCCGATCCCGGCCGACGCACGGATGTCGCTGGGTGAAGGAGGCACGCCGCTCGTCGATTGTCCGTCGCTGGCCGAGGAACTCGGTGTCGGTCGCGTGGTGATCAAAGACGAAGGCACGAACCCGACGGGAACGATCGCGGATCGAGAAAGCGTGCTCGCCGTTTCGGCGGCCCGTCAGCACGGCGCGAGCGACGTGGCCCTCTCAACGCCGGGCGACAGCGGCCAGTCGGTGGCCGCCTACGCTGCCCGCGCCGGAATCACCAGCCACGTCTTCGTTCCCTCTCGGTCGTCGTTTCTCACGAAAGCGATGATAAACGTCCACGGCGGCGATATGAATGTCGTCGGTGGGCGGTTAGACGACGCGAACGAAGCGTTTCGGAACGCCGAGGCGGACTGGTACTCCCTCCAGCCGTTCGAAACCCCCTACCGACACGAAGGCACGAAGCCAGTGCTGTACGAACTCATCGAACAGTTGGAGTGGCAGGTGCCTGACGCCGTGTTCTGTCCGTTCGTGGGCGGTGGGCCGTTCGTCGGCATGGCAAAGGCCGCTCGGGAACTCCGGGATCTCGGGCTGGTTGATTCGGTGCCGGCGTTGTACGCCGCCCAATCGGCGGCGTGTGCGCCGATCGTGGAGGCGTTCGACGCTGGCGCCGACGAACACGAACCGTGGGACGTGCCTGACACCGTCTGTGGCGCACTCGAACGACCGGATCCCAAAGGGGGTGCGCTCGTCCTCGATGCGTTGCGTGAGACGGGCGGGGGCGCACTCGCCAGCAGCGACGACACCATCCTCGAAAGCGCGGTCACCGTCGCCAGCCACGAAGGGATCGGGGTGAGTGTTGCGACGGGTGCTGCCGCGAGCGCGGCGTGGGAACTGCGCGAACGGTTCGATGAAGACGATACGGTCGTTCTCATCAACACCGCGAGCGCGGAGAAAGACGCGGATCTGCTCCGGAGCCACCTGATGGGTCAAGGGATCTGA